In Candidatus Krumholzibacteriota bacterium, the sequence CATAACGGGTTATTGACGATTTTTTGTTCGTAATTGCGTCCCATGAAAAACATGCTGAGATGCGTGTAAAAGTTTCGTGATCTATTCTACCAGGGATGTGTTAATCCGCATTATTGTTTCTGAACGCGCTTTCAACCTCCAAATGCTTTCATGCGGTCGAGGGGAGATATTATTCGTGCTAAATCCTTCCTCGAGACATGGGTGTATATTTCAGTCGTTTTTGAGCTCTTGTGTCCCAGCAGTTCCTGAATATACCTCAAATCGGTCCCGTTTTCAAGCAGATGCGTCGCGAAACTGTGCCTGAGGGTATGCGTGCTGACCTGTTTGCTTATCCCGGCGCGGTGTGATGCATTTGTGATCATGTTCTGAACGCTTCTCGGAGAGATATACCGTTTTTCATCAGCTCCCGGAAAAAGCCAGGCCGAGGGACAATAAGCCCTTGTATAGTCGCGCAGCACTCCCAGTGCCACATCGGAGAGGATCGTGTACCTGTCCTTCCTGCCCTTTCCTCCCCTGACATGGATCAGGTGGCGTTCCGGATCTATGTCGCGCGTCTTGAGGCGCACCACCTCCCCCAATCGCAACCCCGCCG encodes:
- a CDS encoding tyrosine-type recombinase/integrase; this translates as MGKLKDEMRRQMRLRGYSRKTEKNYLQQITNFVAFFRKSPLELGKVEIETFLLHLTETKQVSISYHNQAVSALKFLYAHVLRKSFVISELPRPKKARKLPSVLSMEEVQRLFSVVRNRKHLAIMMVVYSAGLRLGEVVRLKTRDIDPERHLIHVRGGKGRKDRYTILSDVALGVLRDYTRAYCPSAWLFPGADEKRYISPRSVQNMITNASHRAGISKQVSTHTLRHSFATHLLENGTDLRYIQELLGHKSSKTTEIYTHVSRKDLARIISPLDRMKAFGG